A genomic region of bacterium contains the following coding sequences:
- the rplM gene encoding 50S ribosomal protein L13 has protein sequence MEERNLRKEENKNWYLIDAQRHVLGRMASKISKLLQGKHKPTYEPYLDKGDYVVVINAEKIILTGGKEKKKVYYYHSGYPGGLRKVSFLELLEKNPSKIIMLAVKGMLPHNKLGRAMLKKLKVYRGLQHPHQAQTPQLLAEIKCL, from the coding sequence TTGGAGGAAAGAAATTTGAGAAAAGAAGAAAATAAAAATTGGTATTTAATTGATGCCCAAAGACATGTTTTAGGCCGTATGGCTAGCAAAATATCTAAACTCTTACAAGGCAAGCATAAACCTACCTATGAACCTTATTTAGATAAAGGAGATTATGTGGTGGTAATAAATGCAGAAAAAATTATCCTTACTGGTGGGAAAGAAAAAAAGAAGGTTTATTATTATCACTCCGGATATCCAGGTGGCCTTAGAAAAGTTAGTTTCTTGGAATTGTTAGAGAAAAATCCAAGTAAGATTATTATGTTAGCCGTAAAAGGAATGCTTCCTCATAATAAGTTAGGAAGAGCCATGCTCAAGAAGTTAAAAGTTTACAGAGGTTTGCAACATCCTCATCAAGCTCAAACTCCTCAGCTTTTAGCAGAGATAAAATGCTTATAA